In Rhodamnia argentea isolate NSW1041297 chromosome 11, ASM2092103v1, whole genome shotgun sequence, one genomic interval encodes:
- the LOC115751097 gene encoding myb-related protein 315-like has product MGRQPCCDKVGLKRGPWTIEEDHRLMSFIMNNGIHCWRTIPKLAGLLRCGKSCRLRWINYLRPDVKRGGFTDAEEDQIIQLHSRLGNRWSKIASHFPGRTDNEIKNHWNTRIKKKLKLLGLDPVTHQPTQEDENNAKEIVNDADMDPNSTTEESLCSDDKPAALEADQHKVEAFSMEDDMGLMTFEETADLLENFKLLSGSFGEDQEGSWRNHQETNTPVSQRSSSSAEDSHPLQQRQQQQWVDGAEPLMSWDGLDYLEQELFFWENGQLL; this is encoded by the exons ATGGGAAGGCAACCCTGTTGCGACAAGGTCGGGCTGAAGCGCGGTCCGTGGACTATCGAGGAAGACCATAGGCTCATGAGCTTCATCATGAATAATGGCATCCATTGCTGGAGGACGATTCCCAAACTCGCAG GTTTGCTGAGATGCGGCAAGAGTTGCAGATTGAGATGGATCAATTACTTGAGGCCTGATGTTAAGCGAGGCGGTTTCACCGACGCAGAGGAAGATCAAATCATTCAACTCCATTCGCGTCTCGGTAACAG ATGGTCCAAGATTGCTTCGCATTTTCCGGGTCGCACTGACAACGAGATCAAGAACCATTGGAACACCAGAATCAAGAAGAAGCTGAAGCTTCTCGGGCTAGACCCGGTGACCCACCAGCCAACTCAGGAAGACGAGAACAATGCAAAAGAGATCGTGAACGACGCGGACATGGACCCGAATTCAACTACAGAAGAAAGCTTGTGCAGTGACGATAAACCTGCGGCATTAGAGGCTGATCAACACAAGGTGGAGGCCTTTTCAATGGAGGACGACATGGGGCTAATGACATTCGAAGAAACTGCCGACCTGCTCGAGAATTTCAAGTTGTTGTCCGGAAGCTTCGGCGAAGATCAAGAAGGGTCATGGAGGAATCACCAAGAAACGAACACACCAGTCTCTCAGAGGTCATCATCTTCTGCGGAAGATTCTCATCCGCTTCAGCAACGTCAGCAGCAGCAATGGGTCGATGGTGCGGAGCCTCTAATGTCCTGGGACGGGCTTGATTACTTAGAACAAGAGCTTTTCTTCTGGGAAAATGGACAGTTACTATGA
- the LOC115751124 gene encoding ATP synthase mitochondrial F1 complex assembly factor 2 yields the protein MAANSSLLLRKTLKSVLNPSILASLTSHPRRLSSVVTAQTQPDGPSSSFTFSADGDKADDRIYVKAPSPKPASASDPSSVTMPMAFMTGSIVGKRFYKQVTAREADDGNGWTVMLDYRTLKTPAKRPLKLPTLALAKAIAAEWEYQQTDGIRPFTMPLMKLACTALERVPLTRPKIVQHLMKKFSQDLVFCRAPEDNVLTSDVHDRQVEKIDPLLDWLKSEFGFKPVLYSSFFGGKQDEGLVKAIENLLKNTDDCELAAIDAMAAAAHSLVIALGIFRGRLQIEEAIELIRLEEDFQVDRWGLVEGGHDVDIADLKVQISSAAVFLALSRRI from the exons ATGGCTGCTAATTCGTCGCTACTGTTGCGCAAAACCCTGAAATCGGTTCTAAATCCTTCCATCTTGGCGTCTCTGACCTCCCATCCCCGGCGGCTCAGCTCCGTCGTCACCGCCCAAACCCAACCCGACGGCCCGTCTTCCTCCTTCACGTTCTCCGCCGACGGCGACAAGGCCGACGACAGAATATACGTCAAGGCTCCGAGCCCGAAGCCGGCGTCCGCCTCCGACCCTTCTTCGGTGACGATGCCCATGGCGTTCATGACGGGGTCCATCGTGGGGAAGCGATTCTACAAGCAGGTGACGGCGAGGGAGGCCGACGATGGGAACGGCTGGACCGTGATGCTCGATTACAGGACCCTGAAGACGCCTGCCAAGAGGCCTCTCAAGCTCCCAACTCTCGCTCTCGCCAAGGCCATTGCTGCTGAGTGGGAATATCAG CAAACAGATGGGATAAGGCCTTTCACGATGCCTCTGATGAAACTCGCTTGCACGGCGCTGGAGAGAGTTCCGCTTACTCGGCCGAAGATCGTTCAACacctgatgaagaaattcagtCAAGACCTGGTCTTCTGCCGGGCGCCGGAGGACAATGTCTTGACGAGTGATGTTCACG ATAGGCAGGTGGAGAAGATTGATCCTTTGCTGGATTGGTTGAAGTCAGAATTTGGATTTAAGCCTGTTCTGTACTCGAGCTTTTTCGGTGGCAAGCAGGATGAGGGATTGGTGAAGGCCATAGAGAACCTTTTGAAGAACACTGATGATTGTGAACTGGCGGCGATTGATGCGATGGCTGCAGCAGCACACTCTTTGGTTATTGCtcttggaatttttcgtggaaGGTTGCAGATTGAGGAAGCTATTGAGTTAATCAGACTTGAAGAAGACTTCCAg GTGGACAGGTGGGGTCTAGTGGAAGGCGGTCATGATGTCGATATTGCCGATCTCAAGGTGCAGATATCATCTGCAGCTGTTTTTCTTGCACTCTCAAGAAGGATTTAG
- the LOC115751167 gene encoding glycosyltransferase family 92 protein RCOM_0530710 — translation MKAVSGDSESAPSVSIRETVIFPDQAVVFLQYPPSSRLLTKEDIHCVYVEASDSAKLRLKLPPAGVDGEDSGEQIVRCPLSENGSLVSLAFESDEHVPPGPSHRWDSLVYEAMIDRDNTTVVFVKGLNLRPERVSNASRFECVYGWDFRKPRFLLRSDVESIAQEIVRCKTPLSVLSSPQRNNASVKVSIRVKGGPTLRSIARPRHRAALKPLARKHHSMCICTMVRNQARFIREWVVYHARVGVQRWFIYDNNSEDNTDDVIESLADVGYNISRHVWPWIKTQEGGFAHCAMRARDACEWVGFIDVDEFFHLPTGLFLNDILRNASRPRNVGELRVSCHSFGPSGLKHAPRQGVTVGYTCRMAAPERHKSIVRPEALNSTLINVVHHFHLRTGFNFANMDRGAMVINHYKYQVWEVFKEKFYRRVATYVADWKEEQNVGSKDRAPGLGTKAVEPPDWSSRFCEVEDTGLRDRVLQVFADPRTRLLPWQEEVDKPSPGMVTEEPKQSPKDPKNSRAHPNQAQNGSKEETLFSPRLKSAAAMAGWDEETLVIASLIVDDTPVREFKQKKRSDLNFKTPPSNSRRKRRDQRKSPAPLPVTILNLDDEEAKASERKEEKTQVKEAAKNEEKGEIPESGSCDPSPAIPCLDRLREELSCAICLEVCFEPSTTSCGHSFCKKCLQSAADKCGKRCPKCRQIISNGRSCPVNTVLWNTIQLLFPKEIETRKAAKSSGTKTRDPESQKPERREGSNNSRRSLRPTVAPSRDAYPRRRRGMPSQDEDAALALRLQREEFMEAFRGINESSGTSLSSARANLRAMASRAINLRIRSQPT, via the exons ATGAAAGCCGTCTCCGGCGACTCTGAGTCCGCTCCATCAGTTTCGATAAGAGAAACGGTCATATTCCCGGACCAGGCGGTGGTTTTCCTCCAGTACCCTCCGTCGTCTCGCTTACTTACGAAGGAGGACATTCACTGTGTCTATGTCGAGGCCTCCGACTCGGCCAAGCTGCGGCTCAAGCTCCCGCCGGCGGGAGTGGACGGCGAGGATTCCGGTGAGCAGATCGTGCGGTGCCCGCTTTCGGAGAACGGGTCCTTGGTCTCTCTTGCATTTGAGTCCGACGAACACGTCCCGCCGGGGCCGAGCCATAGGTGGGACTCACTGGTGTATGAGGCCATGATCGACCGCGACAACACCACGGTCGTTTTCGTGAAGGGCCTCAATCTCCGGCCTGAGAGGGTCTCCAACGCGTCGAGGTTTGAGTGTGTATATGGCTGGGATTTCAGGAAACCGAGGTTCTTGTTGCGATCCGACGTCGAGTCGATCGCTCAGGAGATCGTGCGGTGTAAAACTCCCCTGAGCGTCCTGAGCAGTCCACAGAGGAACAACGCCTCCGTCAAGGTCTCGATCAGGGTAAAGGGCGGGCCGACATTGCGCTCCATAGCCCGGCCGCGGCATCGGGCTGCGCTCAAGCCGCTCGCCAGGAAGCATCACAGTATGTGCATTTGCACGATGGTGAGGAACCAGGCCCGGTTCATTAGGGAATGGGTCGTTTACCACGCCCGGGTCGGAGTGCAGCGTTGGTTCATCTACGACAACAACAGCGAGGACAACACGGACGACGTAATTGAGTCCCTTGCCGACGTGGGTTACAACATCTCTAGGCACGTCTGGCCGTGGATTAAGACCCAAGAAGGCGGGTTCGCCCACTGCGCGATGCGGGCGCGAGACGCGTGTGAGTGGGTCGGGTTCATCGACGTGGACGAGTTCTTCCACTTGCCAACGGGTCTGTTCCTCAACGACATCCTGAGGAACGCGTCGAGGCCCAGGAACGTGGGCGAGTTGAGGGTCTCGTGCCACAGTTTCGGTCCATCGGGGCTCAAGCATGCGCCGCGACAAGGGGTCACGGTGGGGTACACTTGTAGGATGGCGGCCCCGGAGCGGCACAAGAGCATAGTCAGGCCCGAGGCGCTGAACTCCACGCTCATCAACGTGGTGCACCACTTCCACCTGAGAACCGGGTTCAACTTCGCGAACATGGACCGAGGAGCGATGGTGATCAACCACTACAAATACCAAGTGTGGGAAGTGTTCAAGGAGAAGTTCTACCGGAGGGTGGCCACGTACGTGGCGGACTGGAAGGAGGAGCAGAACGTGGGGTCCAAGGACCGGGCCCCGGGCCTCGGGACCAAAGCCGTGGAGCCCCCGGATTGGTCGAGCCGGTTCTGCGAAGTCGAGGACACAGGCCTCAGGGATCGGGTGCTGCAGGTCTTTGCGGACCCGCGGACGCGGCTTTTGCCGTGGCAGGAGGAGGTGGAT AAACCCTCGCCAGGAATGGTGACGGAGGAACCAAAGCAAAGCCCCAAGGACCCGAAGAACTCGCGGGCACATCCGAACCAAGCGCAAAATGGCTCAAAGGAAGAGACTTTGTTCAGCCCGAGGCTCAAGTCGGCGGCCGCAATGGCAGGCTGGGATGAAGAGACGCTCGTGATCGCCAGCCTCATTGTCGACGACACACCAGTTCGTGAATTCAAGCAGAAGAAGCGGTCGGATCTGAATTTCAAGACTCCCCCTTCGAATTCAAGAAG GAAACGGAGGGATCAGAGGAAGAGTCCTGCTCCGTTGCCCGTGACCATTCTTAATCTAGATGATGAAGAAGCTAAAGCTTCTG agaggaaggaggaaaaaaccCAAGTGAAAGAAGCTGCAAAAAACGAAGAGAAAGGCGAAATCCCCGAGTCTGGATCGTGTGACCCAAGTCCGGCAATTCCTTGCTTAGACCGGCTCAGGGAAGAACTTTCATGTGCA ATCTGTCTGGAAGTTTGCTTTGAACCCAGCACCACATCTTGTGGTCACAG TTTTTGCAAGAAATGTCTGCAATCCGCTGCCGACAAATGCGGGAAGCGATGCCCAAAGTGCAGGCAGATAATCAG CAATGGAAGATCCTGCCCTGTGAACACAGTCCTGTGGAACACAATACAGCTCCTGTTCCCGAAGGAGATCGAAACAAGGAAGGCCGCCAAATCCAGTGGCACCAAAACTCGTGACCCTGAATCTCAGAAACCAGAAAGAAGAGAGGGTTCCAACAATTCGCGCAGGAGTCTTCGACCAACAGTTGCACCGAGCAGAGACGCATATccaaggaggagaagaggaatgCCAAGCCAGGATGAGGATGCGGCGCTTGCTCTGAGGTTGCAAAGAGAGGAGTTCATGGAGGCTTTCCGGGGAATTAATGAGAGTTCAGGAACTTCACTATCCTCGGCCAGGGCAAACTTAAGAGCCATGGCTTCCAGAGCCATCAACCTTAGGATTAGAAGCCAACCTACCTAG
- the LOC115751126 gene encoding uncharacterized protein LOC115751126 isoform X2, which translates to MTALQRAVKSIHTAVGAPRLSKFSLHAPKCVEVEFTNGSTFRLSAEFLRICSPAADGKMRSIGGEKVIFGRRHVGIMKVEPIGNYGVRIIFDDLHKTGIYTWDYFYHLGSNKFALMREYINTLKKHGLSRDPSRRK; encoded by the exons ATGACAGCCCTGCAGCGAGCGGTTAAATCCATCCACACAGCCGTCGGTGCCCCACGCCTCTCTAAATTCTCTCTCCACGCTCCGAAATGT GTGGAGGTGGAATTCACCAATGGTAGCACATTTAGGTTGTCTGCTGAGTTCCTCAGAATTTGCAGTCCTGCTGCAGATGGCAAGATGAGGTCTATAGGTGGTGAAAAG GTAATATTTGGACGTCGTCATGTTGGAATTATGAAAGTTGAACCTATAGGAAACTACGGGGTGAG GATAATTTTTGATGACTTGCATAAAACTGGGATCTATACATGGGACTATTTTTATCATCTTGGAAGCAACAAATTTGCTCTCATGAGGGAATACATTAATACACTGAAGAAGCATGGACTTAGCCGGGATCCTTCCAGAAGAAAATGA
- the LOC115751125 gene encoding uncharacterized protein LOC115751125 isoform X1, which translates to MGDSSCLMMQPLSHSSVFTNDATEGNPIHALGQSVSFGRFVSEESLSWEKWSSFSRKRYVEEAEKYSRPGSVAEKKAFFEAHYKKLAEKKAAALLEQANGDLSDVADLEREVDVLDSQEIVNPNQEVKNLRQVHNLGGEMKENDNREDRGSQLTDKSIVIVENAKDESLKELATDSSPVKCSEALKSTKSAYPSATPLFGKRKLGDHLATGTKTGQKRRSLATKFSKFLSACKSNLQSPKSSTPGLSTKGKTAKGKEDKAIEEPIKWSHSFCFCVGNSSSIRKGKERAEHQTKNVQHSFPIHQERKKAHDINDDAKHDLSISSKIFDE; encoded by the exons ATGGGAGATTCAAGCTGTCTCATGATGCAACCCTTGTCTCACTCTTCAGTCTTCACCAATGACGCCACTGAG GGGAACCCAATTCATGCTCTCGGGCAGTCAGTCTCGTTCGGCAGGTTCGTGTCAGAAGAGTCCTTGTCATGGGAGAAATGGTCAAGCTTCTCTCGGAAGCGCTATGTCGAAGAGGCCGAGAAGTACTCCCGGCCAGGGTCGGTCGCGGAAAAGAAAGCCTTTTTTGAGGCTCACTACAAGAAATTGGCCGAGAAGAAAGCGGCGGCCTTGCTCGAGCAAGCGAATGGGGACTTGAGCGATGTTGCTGACTTGGAACGTGAAGTTGATGTCTTAGATTCTCAGGAAATTGTAAATCCTAACCAAGAGGTCAAGAACCTAAGGCAAGTGCATAATCTGGGTGGTGAGATGAAGGAAAATGATAACAGAGAGGATAGAGGATCGCAGTTAACTGATAAATCCATCGTGATTGTGGAAAATGCCAAGGATGAATCATTGAAAGAGCTTGCCACCGACTCTTCCCCGGTCAAATGCTCCGAG GCACTTAAAAGCACAAAATCGGCATACCCTTCAGCCACTCCTTTATTTGGGAAGAG AAAACTGGGGGATCACTTAGCCACTGGAACGAAAACAGGCCAAAAAAGGCGCTCCCTTGCTACCAA GTTTTCAAAGTTTCTGTCTGCATGCAAAAGCAATTTACAGTCACCAAAGTCATCTACACCCGGATTGAGCACCAAAGGAAAAACTGCAAAAGGCAAGGAG GACAAAGCAATTGAAGAACCAATTAAATGGAGTCATAGCTTCTGTTTTTGCGTGGGGAACTCTTCAAGTATtcgcaaaggaaaagaaagagcagaGCATCAGACGAAAAAT GTCCAACACTCCTTCCCAATCCACCAGGAGAGGAAGAAAGCTCACGACATCAATGATGATGCAAAGCATGATCTCTCTATCTCCTCAAAGATCTTTGATGAATGA
- the LOC115751126 gene encoding uncharacterized protein LOC115751126 isoform X1 yields the protein MLVECIFYVGTLIFKAESCELNSWWIGERFRTLLRSVEVEFTNGSTFRLSAEFLRICSPAADGKMRSIGGEKVIFGRRHVGIMKVEPIGNYGVRIIFDDLHKTGIYTWDYFYHLGSNKFALMREYINTLKKHGLSRDPSRRK from the exons ATGTTGGTCGAGTGCATATTTTATGTAGGGACCTTGATTTTCAAGGCGGAATCTTGTGAATTGAACAGTTGGTGGATTGGTGAACGCTTCAGAACCTTATTAAGATCA GTGGAGGTGGAATTCACCAATGGTAGCACATTTAGGTTGTCTGCTGAGTTCCTCAGAATTTGCAGTCCTGCTGCAGATGGCAAGATGAGGTCTATAGGTGGTGAAAAG GTAATATTTGGACGTCGTCATGTTGGAATTATGAAAGTTGAACCTATAGGAAACTACGGGGTGAG GATAATTTTTGATGACTTGCATAAAACTGGGATCTATACATGGGACTATTTTTATCATCTTGGAAGCAACAAATTTGCTCTCATGAGGGAATACATTAATACACTGAAGAAGCATGGACTTAGCCGGGATCCTTCCAGAAGAAAATGA
- the LOC115751125 gene encoding uncharacterized protein LOC115751125 isoform X2, with product MGDSSCLMMQPLSHSSVFTNDATEGNPIHALGQSVSFGRFVSEESLSWEKWSSFSRKRYVEEAEKYSRPGSVAEKKAFFEAHYKKLAEKKAAALLEQANGDLSDVADLEREVDVLDSQEIVNPNQEVKNLRQVHNLGGEMKENDNREDRGSQLTDKSIVIVENAKDESLKELATDSSPVKCSEALKSTKSAYPSATPLFGKRKLGDHLATGTKTGQKRRSLATKFSKFLSACKSNLQSPKSSTPGLSTKGKTAKGKEDKAIEEPIKWSHSFCFCVGNSSSIRKGKERAEHQTKNERKKAHDINDDAKHDLSISSKIFDE from the exons ATGGGAGATTCAAGCTGTCTCATGATGCAACCCTTGTCTCACTCTTCAGTCTTCACCAATGACGCCACTGAG GGGAACCCAATTCATGCTCTCGGGCAGTCAGTCTCGTTCGGCAGGTTCGTGTCAGAAGAGTCCTTGTCATGGGAGAAATGGTCAAGCTTCTCTCGGAAGCGCTATGTCGAAGAGGCCGAGAAGTACTCCCGGCCAGGGTCGGTCGCGGAAAAGAAAGCCTTTTTTGAGGCTCACTACAAGAAATTGGCCGAGAAGAAAGCGGCGGCCTTGCTCGAGCAAGCGAATGGGGACTTGAGCGATGTTGCTGACTTGGAACGTGAAGTTGATGTCTTAGATTCTCAGGAAATTGTAAATCCTAACCAAGAGGTCAAGAACCTAAGGCAAGTGCATAATCTGGGTGGTGAGATGAAGGAAAATGATAACAGAGAGGATAGAGGATCGCAGTTAACTGATAAATCCATCGTGATTGTGGAAAATGCCAAGGATGAATCATTGAAAGAGCTTGCCACCGACTCTTCCCCGGTCAAATGCTCCGAG GCACTTAAAAGCACAAAATCGGCATACCCTTCAGCCACTCCTTTATTTGGGAAGAG AAAACTGGGGGATCACTTAGCCACTGGAACGAAAACAGGCCAAAAAAGGCGCTCCCTTGCTACCAA GTTTTCAAAGTTTCTGTCTGCATGCAAAAGCAATTTACAGTCACCAAAGTCATCTACACCCGGATTGAGCACCAAAGGAAAAACTGCAAAAGGCAAGGAG GACAAAGCAATTGAAGAACCAATTAAATGGAGTCATAGCTTCTGTTTTTGCGTGGGGAACTCTTCAAGTATtcgcaaaggaaaagaaagagcagaGCATCAGACGAAAAAT GAGAGGAAGAAAGCTCACGACATCAATGATGATGCAAAGCATGATCTCTCTATCTCCTCAAAGATCTTTGATGAATGA